One Candidatus Methylomirabilota bacterium DNA segment encodes these proteins:
- the prsR gene encoding PEP-CTERM-box response regulator transcription factor has translation MTKPKLLVVDDDESIRTQVKYALRDDYTLWFAEDRAQAVALFHEVQPQVVSLDLGLPPDADGAEEGLKTLDEILRASSTTKVVVVTGNNDRENALRAVQLGAFDYYLKPIDLDEYKVVLRRAAYLADLGREGEAAAQARESTIRFEELIGSTPRMREIFAVVLRVAKTDATVLIEGESGTGKELIARAIHSRSARKDGPFVAINCGAIPETLLESELFGHERGAYTGAHVQRQGKFELANRGTLFLDEIGELPVHLQVKILRFLQERTIERLGGRQPIAVDLRVIAATNRNLKSHLQQGLFREDLYYRLSVVTIDLPPLRERGEDVLLIANRFLERAGQEHRRRVRFGPDAIQAIMAHGWPGNVREMENRVSRAVIMSRGRVIVPSDLDLMPAEPAQTGSLRDTRERVERQTLVEVLSRHRGNVSQAARELRVSRPTLHGLLDKHGINAKDFR, from the coding sequence ATGACCAAACCGAAGCTTCTGGTCGTGGACGACGACGAGAGCATCCGTACCCAAGTGAAGTACGCCCTCCGTGACGACTACACCCTTTGGTTTGCGGAAGATCGCGCGCAGGCCGTGGCCCTCTTCCACGAGGTGCAACCGCAGGTGGTGAGCCTGGACCTCGGCCTGCCGCCGGATGCCGACGGAGCCGAGGAAGGCTTGAAGACCCTCGACGAGATCCTCCGCGCGTCTTCCACCACCAAGGTGGTGGTCGTGACCGGCAATAACGACCGGGAGAACGCGCTCCGCGCTGTGCAGCTGGGCGCCTTTGACTACTATCTGAAGCCCATCGACCTCGACGAATACAAGGTGGTGCTGCGCCGCGCCGCCTATCTGGCTGACCTGGGCCGCGAGGGAGAAGCAGCCGCGCAGGCCCGCGAGAGCACGATCCGCTTCGAGGAGCTCATCGGGAGCACTCCGCGAATGCGAGAGATCTTCGCCGTGGTTCTGCGCGTGGCGAAGACGGACGCCACCGTCCTCATCGAGGGGGAGAGCGGCACCGGCAAGGAGTTGATTGCCCGCGCCATCCACAGCCGGAGCGCGCGAAAGGATGGCCCCTTCGTCGCCATCAACTGCGGGGCGATTCCCGAGACCCTTCTGGAGTCAGAGCTATTTGGCCACGAGCGAGGCGCCTATACCGGCGCGCACGTTCAGCGCCAGGGCAAGTTCGAGCTCGCCAATCGGGGCACGCTGTTCCTCGATGAGATTGGGGAGCTCCCGGTACATCTCCAGGTGAAAATCCTTCGATTCCTCCAGGAGCGGACGATCGAACGGTTGGGCGGACGGCAGCCCATCGCAGTGGACCTTCGGGTGATCGCGGCGACCAACCGGAACCTCAAGAGCCACCTGCAGCAGGGTCTCTTCCGGGAGGACCTCTACTATCGCCTCTCCGTGGTGACCATTGATCTGCCGCCCCTTCGCGAGCGCGGTGAGGATGTCCTGCTCATCGCGAACCGCTTCCTCGAGCGCGCAGGGCAAGAGCATCGCCGCCGGGTGCGATTTGGCCCGGACGCGATCCAGGCCATAATGGCACATGGCTGGCCCGGTAATGTGCGCGAGATGGAGAATCGAGTGAGTCGTGCCGTCATCATGAGTCGGGGCCGTGTGATCGTACCGTCGGATCTTGACCTGATGCCAGCGGAGCCCGCCCAGACCGGCTCGCTCCGCGACACGCGCGAGCGCGTGGAGCGCCAGACGCTCGTGGAGGTACTCAGCCGACACCGTGGCAACGTGAGCCAAGCCGCGCGCGAGTTGAGGGTCAGCCGGCCCACCCTGCACGGGCTGCTCGACAAGCACGGGATCAACGCCAAGGATTTTCGCTAG
- a CDS encoding right-handed parallel beta-helix repeat-containing protein translates to IRSGGEPGLPVVIRAKDPLQPPRIVYGGNTANVIDLRADHVTIRGLAIGPTQREVDGIRIFARRGITIEDCQFSGLGGIAVVADHNSSQGLTVRRNDIRNSESTAMYFGCHDGFTCVATDLTIEGNYVYTVRAPDPEIGYGIQVKLNSSGVIRGNMVLDTKGPGIMVYGASDTSRGSLIEGNVVMGSVRSSGIVAGGGPAVIRNNVSVGNAMAGVSIEDYARRGMLRAVVVAHNTLYRNEQGAVTVARSGHIDVTVMNNAVHSRPGSPILPEPQPGLRMTGNIDCRAVVCFLNPEADDFSPLPGGPLIGAGTVLATSWTPARDLFGAPRPVPPSTGAIEGLHGSIRLAPRP, encoded by the coding sequence CATTCGATCCGGCGGCGAGCCGGGACTCCCCGTCGTGATCCGCGCCAAGGATCCCCTGCAGCCGCCCCGCATCGTCTACGGCGGCAATACGGCCAACGTGATCGACCTGCGGGCGGATCACGTGACCATCCGAGGGCTCGCCATCGGGCCCACCCAGCGGGAGGTCGACGGGATCAGGATATTCGCCCGGAGAGGAATCACGATCGAGGACTGCCAGTTCAGCGGGCTGGGCGGGATTGCCGTCGTCGCCGACCACAATTCCAGTCAGGGGCTCACCGTCCGCCGAAACGACATTCGCAACTCGGAGTCGACGGCGATGTATTTCGGCTGCCACGATGGCTTTACCTGCGTGGCGACCGACCTCACCATCGAGGGAAACTACGTTTATACCGTGCGGGCGCCCGACCCCGAGATCGGCTACGGCATCCAGGTGAAGCTCAACTCGAGCGGCGTCATCCGAGGCAACATGGTCCTCGATACCAAGGGGCCGGGGATCATGGTGTACGGCGCGTCGGACACCAGCCGCGGCTCATTGATTGAGGGCAACGTGGTGATGGGATCCGTTCGGTCTTCGGGTATCGTTGCCGGCGGCGGGCCGGCGGTGATCCGCAACAATGTCTCGGTTGGGAACGCGATGGCCGGCGTGAGCATCGAGGACTACGCTCGACGTGGGATGCTACGCGCCGTGGTGGTCGCGCACAACACTCTTTATCGAAACGAGCAGGGGGCGGTCACGGTCGCTCGAAGCGGACACATCGACGTCACCGTGATGAACAACGCCGTCCATAGCCGCCCGGGGAGTCCCATCTTGCCCGAGCCTCAACCTGGTCTCCGCATGACCGGGAACATCGACTGTCGAGCCGTCGTCTGCTTCCTGAATCCTGAGGCCGACGACTTCTCGCCGCTCCCCGGGGGACCTTTGATTGGGGCGGGGACCGTTCTGGCGACGTCTTGGACGCCCGCCCGGGATCTCTTCGGCGCCCCACGGCCCGTCCCACCCAGCACCGGTGCCATCGAAGGGCTCCACGGCTCCATCCGACTCGCACCCAGGCCCTGA
- a CDS encoding EpsI family protein, whose translation MRRETVFSLSALALLVATGIAVGMPNGAAETPLRGRLDALPVPVGWAETHEAPESVLRSDGRAPLRLARGYTRGTETEWVLVEYFPSQDESRRAAAREFVFPGGGWSQISEREVTLPLGAAAGAGLRANLVLIETGGQRYALLYWYEIGGVAVASDHGYRARLLYNRLVRGRSEGALIRIASPVQAGEEDQAVLARQAEFLRVFYPTLLGSLPR comes from the coding sequence ATGAGGCGGGAGACGGTCTTTTCGTTGAGTGCCCTGGCGTTGCTGGTGGCCACCGGGATCGCGGTCGGGATGCCCAACGGTGCCGCGGAGACTCCGCTGCGGGGTCGACTCGACGCCCTTCCCGTGCCCGTCGGATGGGCGGAAACGCACGAGGCGCCGGAAAGCGTCTTGCGATCCGACGGGCGGGCGCCACTCCGGTTGGCGCGCGGCTACACCCGGGGCACGGAGACCGAGTGGGTGCTCGTGGAGTACTTCCCCTCTCAGGACGAGTCTCGGCGTGCCGCCGCCCGGGAATTCGTCTTCCCCGGGGGAGGGTGGTCCCAGATCTCCGAGCGTGAGGTCACGCTACCCTTGGGCGCCGCGGCCGGCGCGGGCCTTCGGGCAAATCTCGTGCTCATCGAGACGGGCGGCCAGCGATATGCCCTTCTGTACTGGTACGAGATCGGCGGCGTGGCCGTCGCCAGCGATCATGGGTATCGGGCCCGCCTCTTGTACAATCGACTGGTGCGAGGCAGGTCTGAGGGGGCGTTGATCCGGATAGCCTCTCCTGTCCAGGCCGGCGAGGAGGATCAGGCCGTGCTCGCCCGCCAAGCCGAATTCCTTCGGGTGTTCTACCCGACCCTGCTCGGGAGTCTGCCCCGCTAG
- the prsK gene encoding XrtA/PEP-CTERM system histidine kinase PrsK, translating to MDTFGSSVHGVTLAAAALSALLLALGAAFGASRPVTKWSFVLGMVGFAAEAGAAFALVTVTEQVEDRLFWLRAHQVASLGLLVPWGVFVVSLFAPVAARWSTPLRLGHGAGGLALGGVALAVATQPAFRLPDIPAPFYAAQLDRVGQISTIVQLIVTVALLGALDTYLRGSRHEDRWRMKYLVVGLGGVFLVRFFLLSQMLLFHVLLGVYLTTAAATLVLGNLAVGASLIRTRFLRSEVTVSRDLVYRSLVVVALGGYLLVVGALGWLLNYLGIPEELLWSSVLIFVSALALGSVLLSENVRWRLKRFIARHFYRTKYDYREQWLRFTERLGSRISLDELGPELISGVTEAAGSARGALYLAEAHGGRFHLAGEVELGGIPTVLEPSAPLPARLAGETQPVLLSGALREEPPGSLLGEGAVAVPLRWSDHLVGLMLVGPERAANPFTAEDLEFFMTVGEQAAGAITTARLSETLAQAREFEAFHRLTSFVIHDLKNAVAALSMLSQNALQHFDDPEFQKDALKTLSRTVDRQKMLLARLTAAPEAGRLRTDPVDLSALALEATRPLDGGRVSLVKEFGAISTVPGDAEALLKVIQNLVTNAVESMKGSGTVTVRSYEEAGAVVCEVADTGCGMSAEFIQKSLFAPFKSTKSGGWGIGLYQAKGIVEAHGGRIEVTSREGMGSVFRLRLPLARHGAGEAKP from the coding sequence ATGGATACCTTCGGCTCCTCCGTCCACGGCGTGACCCTGGCCGCGGCGGCGCTCTCCGCGCTGCTGCTGGCTCTGGGCGCGGCCTTCGGCGCCTCGCGCCCCGTGACGAAGTGGAGCTTCGTACTCGGCATGGTCGGCTTCGCGGCGGAGGCGGGCGCCGCCTTCGCCCTCGTCACAGTGACCGAGCAGGTCGAGGATCGCCTCTTCTGGCTCCGCGCCCATCAGGTCGCGTCGCTGGGGCTCCTGGTGCCGTGGGGCGTGTTCGTGGTGAGCCTCTTCGCGCCTGTCGCGGCGCGGTGGTCGACGCCGCTGAGGCTCGGCCATGGCGCGGGGGGTTTGGCGCTCGGGGGGGTCGCGTTGGCGGTGGCGACCCAGCCGGCCTTCAGGCTCCCGGATATCCCGGCTCCCTTCTACGCCGCGCAGCTTGATCGGGTCGGCCAGATTTCCACCATTGTTCAGCTCATCGTCACCGTCGCGCTCCTCGGCGCGCTCGACACCTATCTCCGGGGATCACGCCACGAGGATCGTTGGCGCATGAAGTACCTCGTGGTCGGCCTCGGCGGGGTCTTCCTCGTCCGCTTCTTCCTCCTCAGCCAGATGCTCCTGTTCCACGTGCTGCTGGGGGTGTACCTCACCACGGCCGCCGCTACGCTGGTGCTCGGGAATCTGGCGGTCGGTGCCTCGCTCATCCGGACCCGGTTCCTCCGCTCCGAGGTCACGGTGTCCCGCGACCTCGTCTATCGCTCGCTCGTGGTGGTGGCGCTGGGCGGCTATCTGCTCGTCGTGGGGGCGCTCGGCTGGCTCTTGAACTACCTGGGCATTCCCGAAGAGCTCCTGTGGAGCTCGGTCCTGATCTTCGTCTCTGCGCTGGCGCTGGGCTCGGTGCTCCTGTCCGAGAACGTGCGCTGGCGGCTCAAGCGCTTCATCGCGCGACATTTCTATCGGACGAAGTACGACTACCGGGAGCAGTGGCTCCGCTTCACCGAGCGCCTCGGCTCGCGAATCTCCCTCGACGAGCTGGGGCCGGAGCTCATCAGCGGAGTTACCGAGGCCGCCGGCTCCGCACGCGGCGCGCTGTACCTCGCGGAGGCCCACGGCGGACGCTTCCATCTCGCCGGCGAGGTAGAGCTGGGGGGGATTCCTACCGTGCTCGAGCCCAGCGCGCCGCTCCCGGCCCGGCTCGCTGGCGAAACGCAACCGGTGCTGCTGTCAGGGGCGCTTCGAGAGGAGCCCCCGGGGTCTCTGCTCGGAGAAGGGGCGGTGGCGGTGCCTCTACGCTGGTCAGACCACCTCGTCGGGCTCATGCTGGTGGGGCCGGAGCGCGCGGCCAATCCCTTCACCGCGGAGGACCTCGAGTTCTTCATGACGGTGGGCGAGCAGGCCGCCGGCGCCATCACCACCGCGCGCCTGTCCGAGACGCTGGCCCAGGCGCGCGAGTTCGAAGCGTTCCATCGGCTCACCTCGTTCGTGATCCACGACCTCAAGAACGCGGTGGCGGCGCTCTCGATGCTCAGCCAGAACGCGCTGCAGCACTTCGATGATCCCGAGTTCCAGAAGGACGCGCTCAAGACCCTCTCCCGGACGGTGGACCGCCAGAAGATGCTCCTCGCCCGCCTCACCGCGGCGCCCGAAGCGGGGCGCTTGCGTACCGACCCCGTGGATCTCTCGGCGCTCGCCCTGGAGGCGACGCGGCCGCTCGATGGCGGGCGCGTGAGCCTCGTGAAGGAGTTCGGCGCGATCTCGACCGTACCCGGCGACGCCGAGGCGCTGCTCAAGGTTATCCAAAACCTCGTGACCAACGCGGTGGAGTCCATGAAGGGCAGCGGTACGGTGACCGTGCGAAGCTACGAAGAGGCCGGGGCGGTGGTATGCGAAGTGGCGGACACCGGGTGTGGCATGTCGGCGGAGTTCATCCAGAAGTCGCTATTTGCGCCGTTCAAGTCCACGAAGAGTGGGGGCTGGGGCATCGGCCTCTATCAGGCCAAGGGCATCGTGGAGGCCCATGGAGGGAGAATCGAGGTCACGAGCCGCGAAGGTATGGGCAGCGTGTTCCGCCTGCGCCTGCCCCTCGCGCGGCATGGCGCGGGTGAAGCCAAGCCATGA
- the xrt gene encoding exosortase: MTTATTAAPALRDRATWIWFLPPWVAALALYVPLVPTLVYEWTKFPNLSHGFAIPFIAGYLIWARRERIRALPLTPTAWGFPVLIAGLLVFTLGMRANEPFMARIALVPLLLGLSLLLAGGRITGQTWPGIVYLLFMIPLPWGTVKQVTYRSRLFDADATAALLRLMGIPVYHDGVLLHLPNVNLEVADACSSIPAIAALLSLGVAYAAVAQRPTWLRLTLIVATLPLAIGANIVRITSTAAAAYWIGLWTLHTSYHMFNGTVNFLFTFFLLMILDSILVRAVRGRSA, translated from the coding sequence ATGACGACTGCGACCACCGCGGCCCCTGCGCTACGCGATCGAGCCACGTGGATATGGTTTCTGCCTCCGTGGGTCGCGGCACTGGCCCTCTATGTGCCTCTCGTGCCCACCCTCGTCTACGAGTGGACCAAGTTCCCAAACCTTTCTCACGGGTTCGCCATTCCGTTCATTGCCGGCTATCTCATCTGGGCTCGGCGGGAGCGGATTCGCGCGCTTCCCCTGACGCCGACGGCATGGGGTTTTCCGGTGCTGATTGCCGGGCTGCTGGTGTTCACGCTGGGCATGCGCGCGAACGAGCCCTTCATGGCGAGGATCGCCCTCGTCCCTCTGCTGCTGGGGCTTTCGCTCCTCCTCGCCGGCGGTCGCATCACCGGTCAGACCTGGCCCGGTATCGTGTACCTGCTTTTCATGATCCCGCTTCCGTGGGGCACGGTTAAGCAGGTGACGTATCGATCTCGCCTCTTCGATGCCGATGCCACCGCCGCGCTCCTGCGACTGATGGGCATTCCCGTCTATCACGACGGCGTCCTGCTGCATCTGCCGAACGTGAACTTGGAGGTTGCCGACGCCTGTAGCAGCATCCCAGCCATCGCCGCTCTCCTGTCGCTGGGCGTCGCGTATGCGGCGGTGGCTCAGCGGCCCACCTGGCTCCGTCTGACCTTGATCGTGGCCACGCTGCCCCTGGCGATCGGCGCCAACATCGTGCGAATCACCAGCACGGCGGCGGCGGCCTACTGGATCGGGCTTTGGACGCTCCATACCAGCTACCATATGTTCAACGGCACGGTGAATTTTCTCTTCACATTCTTTCTGCTGATGATCCTGGACTCGATCCTGGTGCGCGCCGTCCGAGGGCGCTCGGCATGA